DNA from Aliarcobacter butzleri:
TTTTATTTTCTATTCTATCACTCAAATATTTTGCTGTAATATCAATAGTATCTGTTCCATGAACTATAATAATATTTTCATTTTCAAGTTTTTTTATAGTTTCTACCAAAATATCTCTATCTTCATCTACTATTTCTAAGCTATCTTTTGAAATGATATTTATGATTTCAAAATCTATATTAAAACAACTTTGGATTATCTCATCAAGTGCGATATTATCACTTGGAACTTCAAGTTCTCCTTTTAGTGGATTGTATCTTTTATTGAAAGTTCCACCTGTATTTAAAACTGTTATTTTAGATTTTATCATAGTTTTGCACCATATTTTTTGGTTGTAAAAGTTCATCTAACTCTTCTTTTGTAAAAAGATTTTGTTCTAATAAAATATCATAAACTCTTTTTCCAGTTCTTAATGCTTCTTTTGCAACTGCTGAACTTTTCTCATATCCAATAATTGGACTTAAAGAAGTTACTAAAGTAGCAGAGTTTAAAACATTATTCATACAAATTTCAGGATTTGCAGTAATTCCTTTGATACATTTTTCAGCTAAACTTTCAAATGCTCTTCTCATCATATTTATAGAAATAAATAATTTATATGCAATTATTGGTTCAAAAACATTTAGTTGAAGTTGTCCGTGTTCACTAGCTATTGCGATAGTTGTATCTGCACCAATTACTTCAAAAGCAACTTGATTTACAACTTCTGGCATAACTGGATTTACTTTTCCTGGCATTATTGAACTTCCAGGTTGCATTGGAGGAAGATTTATCTCATTTAATCCAGCTCTTGGACCTGAACTTAAAAGTCTTAAATCATTACAAATTTTTGAAACTTTTATTGCAATAGATTTAAATCTTCCAGAAATTTGTACAAAAGAACCCGTATCCTGAGTAGCTTCTATCATATCATTTGCTTTATAGTATTCTGTTCCAGTAACTATTCTTAAGTTTTTTATAACTAATTCTTGATATTCTGGCTTTGTATTAATACCAGTTCCAATAGCTGTTGCTCCTAGATTTACCTCTTTTAGCATATCTTGTGCTCGTGACAGCCTAAAAATATCATCATCTATCATTGTTGCATAAGTTTTAAATTCTTGTCCTAAAGTCATAGGAACAGCATCTTGAAGTTGAGTTCTTCCCATTTTTAAAATATCTTTAAATTCTACTGCTTTATCGTGAAAAGAATCTCTTAAAATTTTAAGACTATCTTGAAGTTTAAAAATTAACTCATATAAAGCAATTTTTATTGCTGTTGGATAAACATCATTTGTCGATTGGCTCATATTTATATGATTATTTGGATGGATAATGTCATAAGAACTTTTTGGATAACCCAAAATCTCTAAAGCAACATTTGCTATTACTTCATTTGCATTCATATTTGTAGAAGTTCCAGCTCCACCTTGAATAGGATCAACTATAAATTGATCATGAAACTCACCTGCAATAATCCTATCGCAAGCTTCAACAATAGCATTTTTTTGAATATCAGTTAGGTCACCTAGCTCATAGTTTGTTAAAGCGCAAGCTTTTTTTACTTTTGCTAAAGATATTATAAAAGTTGGAAATATAGATATTCCAAGAGTAGTTATATTAAAATTTTCTTTTGCTCTTAAAGTTTGAACACCATAATATTTATCAAGTTCAATCTCTTTTTCACCTAGAAAATCTTTTTCAATTCTATATTGCTTTTCCATTGTTAATCCTTAATTAATATATTTTAAAATTTTATAAAATAAAAGTATGTAAAAAGTGTCTTTTATTATTTCTGTAAAGTATACCCTTCTTGAGGTATATTCTTGATTACATTTATTGGTAATTTAGCTCTTAATTCTTTTATAAAAGATTTTAATGCATGAGTTGTCATCTCTTTATCATTCCAAAGTTCAAATTCTATGTCTTCATATTTTAAAATCGAACCTTTTCTTTCATATAAAAGATATAAAAAATCCTTTTCTCTTTTTCTTAAAGGAATTATTTCACTATTTTTATATATCAATTCTCTTTTTTGTAAATCAAAAAGTAAATCTTCACATAACATTACTAATTTTGAAGATTTTACAAGATATTTCTCTAAAGCTTCAAATAATTTCTTTAAATTTAAAGGTTTTAAAATATAATAATTTATATTTAAATTTATTAATTCCATTAAATACTCTTCATTTGAATAAGCAGTTAACATAATAATCATTGTTTCAGTATCATTTTCTCTAATTTGTTTAACTAATTCAAGACCATTTCCATCTCTCATTTGAATATCTGTTATCACAATTTTTGGTTTATAATACTCATAAAGTTCAAAACCTTCATTTCCATTTGTTGCTTCATAAACATCTTTAAAATAGTAATTTAACGTGTTTACAATTGTTTGTCTTATTCCATCTTCATCTTCAACACATAAAATAGATATATTTTTTAACTCTTCAATTAATTCTGGTCTCATTTCTATCCTACTACAACTATTTTAAAAACAGCACCTTCGTTGTTATTTGATACACTCAAATCTCCACCCATATTTCGCTCAATTATTAATTTTGAGATATAAAGTCCAAGTCCAGTTCCCTTTGATAAATCTTTAGTACTATAATATGGGTCAAAAATCTGTTCTAAATTTTTTTCTTCAATTCCACCTGCATTATCTTTTATAGTAATTATTGATAAAACACCTTTTGATTCTATATTTATCTCTATTTTTGGGTTTTTTATATTTCTTTCAATCAAAATATCTTTTGCATTACTTATAATATTTAAAATAACTTGAGAAAATTCTGTTGGATATCCAAAAATTTTTTTATCATCTTTTATATCTAAAATAAGATTTATTCCAAGGTTTTCCAAAGTTGCATCTATAATATTTATAGCCTTTTTGCAAGCATTAGAAACATAAAAATCCTCTTTTTTCTTATCTGGTTTATAGAAATTTCTAAAATCATCTATTGTATTTGACATAAATTCAATCATTTTATCACTTTTATCAATAGCATTTAAAATATAATTGTTATCAACTTTTTTAAATCTTGTTGTAGTTTCTAATTCCATCAAAATCCCAGATAATTGACTTAAAGCTTGTCTCCATTGGTGAGCAATCATACTAATCATAGAACCAATTCTTGCTAATTTTGCTTGTTCTAAGATTTTTTTATCTTTTTGTTTAGCTTGTTCAATTCCTTGTTGAACTTTTAAAGATAAATTCTGATTCAAACTTTCAAGTGCATTTTCTCTATTTTGAACTTGCTTTTTATATTTTTTAACTACATCTCTTATAATTGATAACATTAGAAAAGTAAAAAGTATCATAAAAATCAAAATTACTCCTGTTGCAGTAAATAAAAATTTTTTAAATTTTTTTTCCTCTTCTTCATGCAATTTTATTTTTATTTCTAAGGTTTTATCGACAATCTCAGTATTGCTTAATTTTTGTAAATGAATTCTTTTATACTCATTTATTTCAGTTTCATAAGTTTCATTTGATAGTTTTAAATAGTATGAGATTGAAAGAAAAGACAAGAATAATATAGATAAAAAAGGTATAACTATAATAAAAAATGGTATTCCTTCTTTATTAAACATAAAAAACCTTTACTTATATCTTTTAGTTTATATGATGTCTAAAAATTGCTTAAAAGATTAAGAGATAACTCTTAATCTTTTTTATCGTTGATATTATCAACTATCTCTTTCCAAGTCTCTTTGTCAAAATTAAATTCTGTATAATCATTGTATCTAAGAACTGGAACTTTTCCTTCTTTTAATTGTCTTTCATAACCTCTAATTAATTGAAGTACAGGTTTATATAATATTGCTATAACAATCATATTTATAATTGCAAGTAATCCCATAGATAAATCAGAGAATGCAAAAATAGAACTTAAATCTTGGAAAGAACCCCAAATAACAAGCAAAATACATAATGTTTTAAAAATAGTAAATACAGTTGCATTTCCTTTACTAAAGAAATTTAAACTATTTTCAGCTAAATAATAGTTATAAATCATAGATGAAAAACCAAATAAAAATAGTGCAAGAGTTACAAAAATTCCACCAAGTGGACCAATGTGTTCAATTAATGCATTTTGAGTTAATAAAACTCCTTGAACACCACTAATTCCTGGAACATATGCACCTGATAAAAGAATAATAAATGCTGTACAAGAACATAAAATTATTGTATCAATAAATACTGAAAAAGATTGAACAATTCCTTGTTGTACAGGATGAGCTACATAAGCAACTGCTGCAACATTTGGTGCACTTCCAAGTCCCGCTTCATTTGAAAACATTCCTCTTTTTGCACCTTGGATAATAACAGCACCAATTCCTCCACCAATAGCAGAACTTGGATTAAAAGCTTCAGTAACTATCATAACAATTAAAGAAGGAATTTTATCAATATTTAAAACTATAACAACTAAAGCAATTAATAAATATCCTAAAGCCATAATTGGAACTATAACCTCAGACATTTTAGCAATTCTTCTTACTCCACCAAAAATTGTAACACCAAAAACTAAAGTTAATCCTAATCCCGTTATCCAAGTAGGAAGATTAAAAGAAGCTTGAAAAGAAGTTGAGATAATAAATGATTGAGTAGCATTAAATGCAAAACCAAAAGTAATTAAAAGTAAAACAGAAATAACAACACCAAGCCATCTTTGATTTAATGCCTTGGTAGCATAATAAGCAGGTCCTCCTCTATAAAGACAAGAATCAATACCATCTTTTTCTTTATATAATTGAGCCAATGAACATTCAAAAAAACTTGTAGCCATACCAACAAGAGCAATAACCCACATCCAAAAAACAGCACCTGGACCACCAAGTGTTATAGCAACAGCAACACCAGCAATATTTCCACCACCAACACGTCCAGCGACACTAAGCATCAGTGCTTGAAATGAAGAAATATGCCCTTCTTTATCTCTAACTGTTTCTCTTAGAATATGAAACATTTTAAAAAAATATCTAAATTGTACAAATCTAGAACTTACTGTAAAAAACAATCCTAATATTGGTAGTAAATAAATTAATATTGAACCCCAAATCAGATCACTTAAAAATGTATTTATTTCAGCTAACATTTTGTCTCCTTTTTTTATTAGAAAACTTTATCATTGCTAAGAGTGTTAAAAGAGGGTTTTAAATAAGAAAAAATAGACAAAAAAGATAAAGTTGAAATATTTATATAATTTCAACTCTATTTTTTAATAAATTTATTTGATTAATTCTTCTACAATTTTCATCAAATAATCAGCAGAGTTTTTCGCACTTGATTTTAAAAATTCATCAAAATCAAATCCAGCATCCATATCTGCACTATCAGAAATTGCTCTTAAAATAAAAAATGGTACATTTAAAGCATCACAAACAACTGCAACACTTGCACCTTCCATTTCTAAAGCATCAGCATTAAAAGTATTTTGAATGAACTCTTTTCTTTCACTTGAATGAACAAATTGATCACCAGTTGCAATAGTTCCTTCAATAACTTTTAGATTACTTTTTGTTGCAACTTTTTTTGCTATGTCTCTTAAAGAGCTTGTAGTTTCAACAAAAACTTTTCCTCCAGGAACATAACCATTAGGATGTCCAAATGCAGTAATGTCTAAATCATGTTGACAAAGTTTATCAGCAATTATCAAATCACCAATTTTTAAACTTGGATTAACAGCCCCAGCAACTCCTGAAAAAAGTAAAGTATCACAAGAAAACTTTTCAATCATAGTTGCAGCTGTTAAACTTGCATGTACTTTTCCAATCTTTGAATAAGCTATTACAATATCAAGACCTTTGTAATTTACTTCATAATATTTATTATTAGCAAACTCTACAACATTTATTTTGTCAAAATAAGATAAAAGAGGCTCAATTTCCTCTTCCATCGCTCCCATTATCGCTAATTTAGTCATTTAATTCACCAATTACCGCTTCAAGTGTTGCCATATCAGAAACATTTAAAGTTGGTTTTTCTGTAATCTTTTTATTTAAACCTTTTAAAACTGCACCATTTCCAAATTCAATAAATAAATCAACTTTGTTATCATGTGCTTTTACTGATTGTTTATATTTTACAGGACTTACAAGTTGAGAAGATAATAATTCGATTGCTTCATCTTTTGTTGTATAAACTTCTGTACTAACATTTGAAATAACTGGTAAAAATTCATCATTTAAATACTCTTGTAAATATGGTTTTAAATTTTCAACAGCACTTCTTAATAATTCACAATGTGATGCAACACTCATATCTAAAACGATTGCTCTTTTTGCTCCTGCACCTTTAAATGTATCAACTAAAGATTCTAAATCAGCTTTAACTCCCGCAAGAACAAGTTGACCATCCATATTATAGTTTGCTGGCCAAACTTGTTTTCCTTCTGCTCTTTGCTCTTTACAAATTTTTTCAACTGTTTCATCATCTATTCCTACTAATGCCATCATTCCTGCGCTTCCACCACTACAAGCCTCAGTCATGAATAAACCTCTTTTATGAACTAATTCAATAGCATCTAAATAATCAATTGCTCCAGCAGATACTAAAGCTGAAAATTCTCCTAATGAATGTCCTAAAACAAACTCTGGTTGAATATCAAATTTTTCTTTAAAAATAGCATTTGCAATTGAACTAACAAGTAAAATTGCAGGTTGAGTAAATTCTGTTTTTCCTAAATTTTCATTCTCTTCAAATAGTAATTTCTCAAAATTAATATTTAATCTTTTACTTGCATTTGAAATCATATCTTTTGCTATTTGACTATTTTCAAAAAAATCTTTTCCCATCCCAACAGTTTGACTTCCTTGTCCTGGGAATATAAAAGCAACTTTTTTCATTAATAAATACCTCTTCATATTGTTAAATTTATTTAAAACTATTTTTTAAAGCTAAAAAACTTAACTCTAAAAAATAGTTTTGCCCAAATGTATAAATACACTTGGGCAAAAGAAAAGGTTTTTGTACTAAAAGATTAGTGACAACCACAACCACCATGAGAGTGTCCGTGGTCATGACCATGGTCATCATTTGAACTACAACAACCACCTCCATTAGAGTGACTATGTCCGCCACCTCCACAACAACCACCACCCATAGCAGCCATTCCACCAACAACACCAGTTTGAACTTCTTCTTCAGTTGCATCTCTTAAACTTAAAATTGCTACAGAGAACATTAAAGTTCTTCCAGCCATTGGATGATTATAATCAATTGTAACATCTGAATCTGTAAAAGATTTCACAACTACTTGTACAGTTTCACCATGCTCACCAGTACCATATAAAGACATACCTTCAACTAATTCAATACCTGCAAATTGTTCTTTTGGTAAAGTTTGAACAGCTTCTTCATTATACTCACCATAAGCGTCTTTTGCTTCTACTAATACATCTGCTTCTTCATTTGCAGCCATATCAACTAATTTTGACTCTAAACCAGGGATAATTTGCCCTTTTCCAGAAATAAATTCTAATGGAGCTTGTCCAACATTAGAATCTAAATGTTCACCAGTTTTTGCATCTTTTAATGTATATTCAATACCTATAACTTTATTTGACATAATATTTTTTCCTTTTATATTTTATAATTTAGATAATTTAGTTTTTGCTTCTTTTGCTTCAGAAGAGTTTGGATAAAGCTCAATTAAAGTACCATAAAAACTTTTTGCATTTTCTTTATCTTTTACATTCTCAAACGAAATAGCGCTGTGCAATAATAATGTTGGCATATAAGCTGCTTTGTCATTTAACATCGCAGATTTTTTAAAATGACTTATTGCAGTATCATATTTTTTTCTTTTATACCACATTTCTCCTAAATAAAAATTATTTTCTGCTGGTTTATAATTAACTTCAATAAGTTTTTCATATTTTGGAATTGCGGTAGTATAAGCCTTTGCATCATAATCTTTTTTTGCTTCACTCATCAATTTAGCTTTATCTTCAGCTGTTTTAACTTCTCCAATACTTACTGTTGAAGAAGAACTATCATCTATTGATGCTGATTTTGTTTCTGTAGTTTTTGTAGGAGCTACCGAAGATGTTTTTACACCCATAGCTTTTTTTACTGCCTCAAATTCTTCTCTTGTAACAAATTGTTGCATATTTTTTTCTAGCTCTGTAGAAGAAACATACTCAGAATTTATTTTATTCACAAGAGCAGTTAATTTTGTAATAGCAGCTTTTAAAGCATTTAAATCTGATTGATTAGCTGTTGAATCATTATTAGAACCTAAATCTGAAGATACACCATTTCTTTGCAATTCATTCAATTTTGAATTTAATCTTGCAGAATCACCTTCATATGTAGACTCTAAACCATTTAATCTACTATTTATTGAATTGACTAAACTATTAATTTCATCAAGTTTTGACGATAAATTACTAACACTTGTTTGTGTTTTTAAAATATGTTTTTCAGTAGAAGTAAGGTTATAAGAAGCACTTGAATCCCCATAAACCGAAACCTCTTCGGCTACGGTTAATGAAGTTACTACTAGTAGTAAAGGAAGATATTTTTTCATCAAATTATTTTTCTAATTCGTGCTCAACTCTTCTGTTTTGTGCCCAACAATCTTTTGTTTTTTCAGTACAAACTGGATTACTCTCACCTAAAGAAACTAAAGAAATGTTAGTAGTTACACCATTTGCAACTAATACATCTTTAACAGCGTTAGCTCTTTTTAAACCTAATGCATAGTTATACTCATCTGAACCCCATTCGTCAGTGTTTCCTAATACTTTAACAGTAGTATCAGAACTTACAGCTGATAATTTAGATGCATTTGAAACTGCTTTAGATTTATTGTCAGCAGTTAAATTGTATTTATCAAAACCAAAATAAACGTGCTCAATTAAAACTCTTTGTCCATTGATCATGTAATAGTTACCATTTGAAGCTTTTTCTAATAAAGTTCCATCTTGGATTGGAGCCTCAACAGATGCTGCATCATTTGCACCAACTACGTTATCTACATCAGCATTTTTTTCACTACAACCAGTAGTAAATAATAAAGCTGAAACTAATACAGAATAAAGACCTAACTTTTTCATTGTTTTTTCCTTGAAATTAAAATTTTCAAGAAATATTACTAAAGTGAAACTTAATTATTGTTTATATTTTGCAGATTATTAGGGATAAATTAAAAAATAAAAAGATATTTTGAGAAATAAATACAATTAATGTAAAAATACATTAATTGTATTAGGTATTTTACCAGTCTATAGATTGAATTCTTTTACCAGTTAATGGGAATAAGAACGATTTATTATATTCTAATCTAATAATACCAACCGCACTTGCATCACCAACTGTTTTTATAAATAAAACACTTTGTCCATCTGGAGAAAATTTAGGAAATTGATTTACTCCTTGAGTTGTTAATCTTTGTAAATTGTCAGTTCTAGTAGAAATTAAGTATAAGTTAAAACTTTTACCCATTTCATTATCAGAATCTTTACTACTAAAAATTATGTTATTACCATTTGATGTAACTGAAGAGTTATTTTTACTATGGAAAACCATTCTTTCTACAGAACTTGAACCAATTCTTTGTTTAAAAATATTAGGATTTCCTAATCTATCAGAAACAAAAACTATTTCTTTATCATCTTCCACAAATTGTCCACCAACATCAATCCATCCAGGACCACCAGCAACTTGTTTTTTTGTTCTTGTATTTACATCATATAAAAATATATCTGGTTGTCCAGTAGGAGAAGCAGTAATTAATAATTTAGAACCATCTTTACTTACATCTGAACAAGCTAACATACCATCTGAATCCATTATAACTTCTTTACTTCTATTATAAATATTTAATTTAACCAAAGTTGGTTTATCATAGTTATAAGAAGTATAATAGATAGTTTTTTGTTCTTTATCTGCCCATTTTGGGAAAATATTAAGACCACCAGTTACAACTTTCTTTTTATATGTTAAAGAGTAATCACCAATCATAATATCTGATTTTCTTGGTCCATCATATACTGCAAAAACAACAAATTTATCCATCCAAGCAATACTTGGTGCTTTAAAATAATCATTTATTGTTATTGCTGATTTATGAGCTAAAAAAACAAATCTTTCTTCTAATGAAGTTGTAAAGTTTTTTTCTAAAACAAGCCCAGAAGTATTTCCACTTAATGCATTTACAGCATTAAGATCATATAGCTTTGTTTTTAATGTATAGTTACCACCAGCTTCTCTTTCTGCTGATAAATTTATAACAAGGCTAATTCCTTGATTTCTTAAACTTAAATCAGGCATTCCGTTATATGAAAATTGAGTAGTTGAAGTAGCAACATCAAAATGTCCACTAATGCCTAAGTCATCAGACAAACTTTTTTTAATTTTACTTAGAGTTCCTTTTTCAGGGCTATCAGTCGCGATAGTAACCACAATTTTTGGAAGAACCATTCCTTTTTTTACAATATCTAAATGTCCATCAACTTCTGCAAAAACAGAGCAGAACATTAAAGATACAAATAAAAATATTTTTAACATAATTTTATCCTTCAAATTTAAAATCAACAGAATACTTAACGACTTTTCCACTTGGAGGTACAGGATAAGCCACGTTTCTTTGTCCATCTAAATATGCTTTTAAAGATGCATCATAAGCTGCATCACCAGATACTTTTTGAAATTTATAATCAAACTTCCCATTTTCATCAATCGTTATAACTACTTTTGCTACTAAATTAGTGTCTTGAGAAATAGGTGCACCTGATTGTAATATTTCATAAATTTTACTTGCATAATCATCATTTTTTTCACCCTTTGAAGAGCTTTTTACTTTTGAATCTGTTGCAGTTTTTTCATCTTCTAATAATCTATCGATTTTAATATTTGTAGATTTTTTCTCTTTTTCAAATTTTGATTTAAATCTTTTAGGATCGATAGATTTTTCAACATTATTAACCTCTTCTTTTACAACTTTTTGTGCTGTCTCTTTTACATTAGCAAATAAAGATTTTAAATCAGGTCTCTTTTCATTTGAAGCAGAAGTTGCTTTTTCAACTACTTCTTCTTTTTCAATTATTTTTTCTACTTTTTTTTGTACCATTTTTTTCTCAGCTATTTCTTCTATCATCTCCAGTTCAATAGTTGTTGAACTTGGTGTAATATTTATTTGTTCTTTAGTTGGAGAAAAAATATAAATCATAACTAAGAGACAAAAAGAAAGATATACTGTAATTGCAATTATCCCTGAAATTATAAATGAAGTTTTATTTTGCATCTATATTATCCATCTGTAACTAATGCTACTTTAAAAAATCCAGCTTCTTTTACTGATTTTAAAACATAAACAATATCATCATATTTTAAACTTTTATCAGCTCTTATATGAACTGGAGTATTTTGATCTTTTCCATTTGAAAATAGTAAAAAACTATCTGCAAAATTTGCAATTTCTACTTTATTTTTATTTAATGTAACTATTCTATCTTTTGTAATTATAATATCAATTTTTTGAACATCTTGAGTTTGTTGACTTCTACTTCCTGTTGGAAGATTAATAGGTTCTTCAAACTCAATAACAGGTGCTGTTACCATTAATATTGCTAATAAAACTAGCATGATATCAACTAAAGGAGTGATATTTAAATCTGGTTTTTGATTAAAATCATACACTAGATTATCCTTTAGCTATTAAAATTTGTGATTGAGCCTTAAGAAAAATGCTTAATTCATAAACTTTTCTTGAAAGAATCTGATGGAATGTATAAGCGAAAATTGCCACTAAAATACCTGCAGCTGTAGCAACTAATGCTTCACTGATTGCTGGTGCAATAATTGAAAATGCTACTTTTGATTGATTTGCAAATTTTGCAAATGATTCTAATATACCAATAACTGTACCAAAAAGACCGATAAATGGTGATGTTGAAGATATAATTGCTAACCAAGAAAGTCCAGAACTTGCATCTTTAATTATATTAATTTCACATGCATGTAATAACTCTTTTGAAGCTATATTGTTTGAACATTTATTAAGTGCAGATAAAGGTGAAAATCTAGTTTCTCTTGAAGTTAATGCCTCTAGAGATCTTTTTTCATTGCTAATAAGTGAACTTAGAACATTATTTCTGTGCAAAAAAATCCAAAAAGTAAGTACGATATAAACTGACAATAGTGCTAAAACTATATAAGTTATAGCACTACTATTTGCCAAATAATTTAGTAATGTAGTAATCATGTATTTTTATGCAAATGAATTGATTTTAGCTTCAACTGCCGCAACTGAAATGTTAGAATCTTTTACAGAATTAACTAACTCTTTTGCTGCTTCAATATTTTTAGCAATTTCAGAATCTTTTCCAGCCGTTAATGCAATAGCTCCATCTGCTAAAACATCAACTGATTTCTCATCTACTTTAACATGTCCCCAATTAATAGCAACAGCTTCTGTAGAATCCACTTTTTCAATAACGATAACACCTACAGTTAATGAAGAAACTAATGATGAGTGTCCTGGTAGAACACCGAACTCTCCCTCTTTACCAGGAAGAGTTACAGTTTTCACATCATCATTAAATATTTCTCCATTAGGTGTAACGATTGATAGTTTAATTGTATCCATAGTTATGCCTTAATGGTTTTTTGTTATTTCATTTTCTCAGCTTTTGCTAGAACCTCGTCGATTCCACCAACCATATAGAATGCCATTTCAGGAATGTTGTCATATTTACCATCTAAAATTCCTTGGAATCCTGCGATAGTATCTTTTAATTCAACATATTTACCTGGGCTTCCTGTAAATACTTCTGCAACGAAGAATGGTTGAGATAAAAATCTTTCAATTTTTCTAGCTCTTGCAACAACAAGTTTATCAGATTCTGATAACTCATCCATACCAAGAATTGCAATAATATCTTGTAAATCTTTGTATTTTTGTAATACAGATTGAACACCTCTTGCTGTATTATAGTGTTCTTGCCCGATGATATCAGCACTTAAAATTCTTGAAGTAGAATCTAGTGGATCAACCGCTGGATAAATACCTTTTTCAGCAATTTTTCTATTTAAAACTGTAGTTGCATCTAAGTGAGCAAAAACAGAAGCTGGTGCAGGGTCAGTTAAGTCATCCGCTGGTACGTAAACAGCTTGAACTGAAGTAATAGAACCTTTAGATGTAGAAGTAATTCTTTCTTGTAATTTACCCATTTCTGAAGCAAGTGTTGGTTGGTATCCAACCGCTGAAGGAATTCTTCCTAATAAAGCTGACATTTCAGATCCTGATTGAGCAAATCTAAAGATATTATCAATAAACATAAGAACATCAAGTCCTTTTTCATCTCTAAAGTACTCAGCCATTGTAAGACCTGTTAATGCAATTCTATTTCTTGCACCTGGTGGTTCACTCATTTGACCATAGCACAGTGCAACTTTGTCAAGAACGTTTGAGTCTTTCATCTCATGATAAAGGTCATTTCCTTCTCTTGTTCTTTCTCCAACTCCAGCAAATACTGAATAACCAGAGTGTTTAAACGCAACGTTATGGATTAACTCCATAATAATAACTGTTTTTCCAACTCCAGCACCACCGAATAGTCCAACTTTTCCTCCTTTTGAATAAGGAGCTAAAAGGTCAACAACTTTGATACCTGTTTCAAACATTTCAGTTTT
Protein-coding regions in this window:
- a CDS encoding asparaginase domain-containing protein → MIKSKITVLNTGGTFNKRYNPLKGELEVPSDNIALDEIIQSCFNIDFEIINIISKDSLEIVDEDRDILVETIKKLENENIIIVHGTDTIDITAKYLSDRIENKKIVLTGAMVPMSIKKVEATLNFAQAIGFLNASIQNGVYISMHGCVTNYAKLLKNRQLGQFLIEE
- the aspA gene encoding aspartate ammonia-lyase, whose product is MEKQYRIEKDFLGEKEIELDKYYGVQTLRAKENFNITTLGISIFPTFIISLAKVKKACALTNYELGDLTDIQKNAIVEACDRIIAGEFHDQFIVDPIQGGAGTSTNMNANEVIANVALEILGYPKSSYDIIHPNNHINMSQSTNDVYPTAIKIALYELIFKLQDSLKILRDSFHDKAVEFKDILKMGRTQLQDAVPMTLGQEFKTYATMIDDDIFRLSRAQDMLKEVNLGATAIGTGINTKPEYQELVIKNLRIVTGTEYYKANDMIEATQDTGSFVQISGRFKSIAIKVSKICNDLRLLSSGPRAGLNEINLPPMQPGSSIMPGKVNPVMPEVVNQVAFEVIGADTTIAIASEHGQLQLNVFEPIIAYKLFISINMMRRAFESLAEKCIKGITANPEICMNNVLNSATLVTSLSPIIGYEKSSAVAKEALRTGKRVYDILLEQNLFTKEELDELLQPKNMVQNYDKI
- a CDS encoding response regulator transcription factor; translated protein: MRPELIEELKNISILCVEDEDGIRQTIVNTLNYYFKDVYEATNGNEGFELYEYYKPKIVITDIQMRDGNGLELVKQIRENDTETMIIMLTAYSNEEYLMELINLNINYYILKPLNLKKLFEALEKYLVKSSKLVMLCEDLLFDLQKRELIYKNSEIIPLRKREKDFLYLLYERKGSILKYEDIEFELWNDKEMTTHALKSFIKELRAKLPINVIKNIPQEGYTLQK
- a CDS encoding sensor histidine kinase, whose protein sequence is MFNKEGIPFFIIVIPFLSILFLSFLSISYYLKLSNETYETEINEYKRIHLQKLSNTEIVDKTLEIKIKLHEEEEKKFKKFLFTATGVILIFMILFTFLMLSIIRDVVKKYKKQVQNRENALESLNQNLSLKVQQGIEQAKQKDKKILEQAKLARIGSMISMIAHQWRQALSQLSGILMELETTTRFKKVDNNYILNAIDKSDKMIEFMSNTIDDFRNFYKPDKKKEDFYVSNACKKAINIIDATLENLGINLILDIKDDKKIFGYPTEFSQVILNIISNAKDILIERNIKNPKIEINIESKGVLSIITIKDNAGGIEEKNLEQIFDPYYSTKDLSKGTGLGLYISKLIIERNMGGDLSVSNNNEGAVFKIVVVG
- a CDS encoding alanine/glycine:cation symporter family protein, coding for MLAEINTFLSDLIWGSILIYLLPILGLFFTVSSRFVQFRYFFKMFHILRETVRDKEGHISSFQALMLSVAGRVGGGNIAGVAVAITLGGPGAVFWMWVIALVGMATSFFECSLAQLYKEKDGIDSCLYRGGPAYYATKALNQRWLGVVISVLLLITFGFAFNATQSFIISTSFQASFNLPTWITGLGLTLVFGVTIFGGVRRIAKMSEVIVPIMALGYLLIALVVIVLNIDKIPSLIVMIVTEAFNPSSAIGGGIGAVIIQGAKRGMFSNEAGLGSAPNVAAVAYVAHPVQQGIVQSFSVFIDTIILCSCTAFIILLSGAYVPGISGVQGVLLTQNALIEHIGPLGGIFVTLALFLFGFSSMIYNYYLAENSLNFFSKGNATVFTIFKTLCILLVIWGSFQDLSSIFAFSDLSMGLLAIINMIVIAILYKPVLQLIRGYERQLKEGKVPVLRYNDYTEFNFDKETWKEIVDNINDKKD
- a CDS encoding 5'-methylthioadenosine/adenosylhomocysteine nucleosidase encodes the protein MTKLAIMGAMEEEIEPLLSYFDKINVVEFANNKYYEVNYKGLDIVIAYSKIGKVHASLTAATMIEKFSCDTLLFSGVAGAVNPSLKIGDLIIADKLCQHDLDITAFGHPNGYVPGGKVFVETTSSLRDIAKKVATKSNLKVIEGTIATGDQFVHSSERKEFIQNTFNADALEMEGASVAVVCDALNVPFFILRAISDSADMDAGFDFDEFLKSSAKNSADYLMKIVEELIK